ATCTTCCTGGAACATTCTTCGCATGTAGCATGATTCGACATGTCTCTGGAAGGTGTCGATTCTTCCTCTCAGCTACTCCATTCCGTTGTGGTGTATTTGCACATGTGAATTGATGGCGTATGCGACACTCTCTTAAGTACTGACAAAATTCATTTGATGTGTATTCACcgccattgtctgtttgcagacattgaatTTTCTTGCCTACTTCTCCTTCGACTACTTCTTTGAAttctttaaattttaaaaaagttTCGGACTTTTCTTTTATAAAGAACACCCATATGTACCCTGAGAAGTTGTCAATGAATGTAACCATGTACCGCATGCCGCTGATCGATGGTTGCTTGACTTGCCCGAATACGTCATAATAGACTAGCTCCAACGGTGCTTTGGCTTTGAACTTTGAGTCTTCATACGGTAATTGATGTGCCTTACCGTATTGGCAGCCAGCACATACAGTCTCTGTTCTAACTTCGAGTTGAGGAAAACCCTTCAGCATAGATTTCTTCATCATCACCTTGAGTTTATGATAACTGACATGTCCTAGCCTTGCATGCCACAAATCTGTTGTTTCGCTCTTTCGAGTCTTGTCTACATAAGCCGAATTTGCTGACATTACATAGACAGACTCTAAACGTCGCCCTTTCATCATCGGTGTTCCAGAGATCTTAAGGTCTTGATATATCTTGACATCATGAGGACCGAATACGATGTGGTGCCCTGATGTCGTAAGTTGCGCTACTGACAGTAAGTTTTTCTTCATTCCAGGTACATGGTAGACATCCTGGAGTGAAACTTCCTTTGTACTGAATCGTGGCACTATTTTTGTTTTACCGATATGGGCAATTGGTAATCTTGAGTTGTTGGCTGTCACTACCACGCAACCACCTTTGTACTCGATCATGCTTTGTAACTTCTCTTTGTCCCCTGTCATATGATTTGAGTAGTCAGAGTCAATTATCTAGTCGTTATTGTAGTCGTTTGGTCCAGGAACAGTAACTGCAAAAGATAATTCTCCTTCCTCCACAGCGAAAGATGCTTCAACGTCCCATTCTTCATCGCTTGCTCATCCTGTGTTTGACGTGATTATATTGCCCTCTGCTATTTTCTTCTTGGACCAACAATTTTTAGCAATGTGGCCCTTCTTTCCACAGTTGTAGCATTTACCATCAAATTTATTGTTACTCTTAAATTGGCCACCCTGGTTGTCTTTATTTTGAGCTCCCCCTGTTTGGGAGCTTCCATGATGACCATCTTTGTCATCATATCTTCTAGAACCTTTGCTAGAACTTGGCCAGGGTCGACCTTTCTTATTACTACTAAAGAGTGCTTCTTCGTCACTCTTTATTGAGACACCAGATAGTTGCTTAGCCAACGCTTCTTTGTCAGCTAGCAAGTTTTCTAATTCAGTAAGAGAAGGTTGGCTTGGCCAACCTTGTATTGTGGCAATAAAACTTCTATATTCAGCTTTTAATCCATGAATAATAATTCTTCTAATTCTAGAGTTTGACATATCAGCAGTAGAGTCTAATGCAGAGATTTCGCGACAAAGAGATTTTATCTTGGTAAAGTATTGGCTGATCGTCATGTCACGTTGTGTGATAGAGAGAAGCTCGTTGTTTATAAGTTGCAATCTCACATCATTCTTCTTTGTGAATAATGATGCGAAAGTATCCCATGCTTCCTTCGGTGTCTTCAATTCCCTGATGTGCTCCAACATTTCATCTTCGACTGTGGTCCGAATAGCAAACAATGCTTTTCCAGCTTTAATCTTCCATTTCTTTAGAGTAGCTGCATCTTCTGGTTGTGTGACCTCGTTGCCTTTAACGATCTCCCACAAGTCTTGGCCTTGGAGATATGCCTCCATATGGAATGACTACATGTTGTAATTTTGACAGTTAAGTTTCTTAATTCCACTGACCACttggaggtcacccatcatggcTTGGCAAAAATTATATCTTTTCCAAGCAAGCTTGATTTTAACAAAAAACTTTGTAGTACTAAACTACACACGATCTCTCAAAGAAACTTAACAAACGACTATAAGAAAGCTCTCTAAATGACAATCTCAAGAAATCTTTTCTGATGTGGAAGTTCATTCAAAGCTGCAACCACAGAACATACTCATAATTTCAAAAGATCTCATAAccttagctctgataccaattgttgaacACCACAACATGTGAAAAcataattactttattattacaAAAGTAATTACACCAAGACTTGAATACAATATTTTATCACAACACACTCTAAACACTTACACACTTTGTTTTGGAGCACTCACTTAATAATTTATCTCACACTCTTTTTAGACACACTTATATAATACTTACTTATACTCACACTTTTGGGACACTCACTTTGCTACTTTTTTTCTAAATGATTCTAGAATTCTCTATATATTGTCTAATTAGTtttaagtttcttcaagaactttcTAGAATGTTCTATGTTCTTCTTAATATATTCTAGAACTTTCTAGAATGTTCTATGTTCTTCCTAATATATTGTAGAACATTCTAGAACTCTAGAGCATTCTAGATACGGTAATGACTTTTAACATGATGTTACCATTTGCTCATGCGTTAGCAAAAGATGGATTAGCAGCATGCCTTTGGCTATGCCTTTTGATGACACAATATTGTGCTAGCAAAGGTTTCACGACATTTGCCACTTCAATTGAGGTCTTTTGTCGGGGCAAAAAATTGCGGGCAAAAGTAATGTTTTTTGTAGTGGCAAGAGAGAATGAAACACACACGTTAACTATAGTGTTATAATTAGATAGAGAAGAATCTGAAATGAGGTTCTTCATTTGCATTTTGGCATAAGAATGATTCAGTTCTAGATAGAAGTGAAACCTAATTTTGGCAAAAGCAAACCTATGGCTAGGATAGAAAATAACTAACTTATTTCATTGATAGCATAGATTAATCATGATAAATTTTTCCTCTTACTGTAAATTAGATTTTGCCCACAAATAGTAAATGTATAACAAGTAAAAAGAACGTTTGATTAATTTTTTATACTGATACTCTTTTAAATTGTAGAGAGAATTCTCACTGATTTTTTATACTGATACACTCTTAAATTGTTGTATTACGTAATATTATTCCccaatattaattatatatgtttCGTATGTCATTTCTATAACACTAATCAAGTGTGTATGTGAAATTCATTGAATAAAAGAGGAACACTATATCATCTTTCGTCATGGCTTTAATCAGCACACACGGTCAACAACTTAActattataagtatatatatacgTTGAAGTTTGACTagtatatatacatttatatatggTACACGAAAGTTATCCTTTGAATCAATATTGATAACATTCAAATACATCACCTAGGCACTATTTCGTGTTCACATCTTCTCTCTCGTGTGTAAATATATCATCTATCTCACTCACATATATtctcatttaattaatttgaagtTTCAATATATATGTAACCCGTGAATCCTTAATTAAGTACAAAACCCCGTACGCTTCTCCATGCGTGCATTCCACGAGATCACCCCACAGCTTACtgtatatataatattgattGCCATGCAACATATATACTTACAAATCATTATTCTTATTATTAGCAAAAAGAATTCAGAGAATATATACTATGCAAAAACTATATGATCATCAGTACAACGATAGCGATATTATGGCCATGGCAGCTGTTTCATTAGAAGCTATGGCAATGGCTGATTTAAACCATCACCATTTCGATATGGATTTCGAAGAATGGGAGCGAAGGGAGTTAGATCAGTCACCTCCAGCGCATTTATTAGCCGatgatgatgaagaggaagaagaagaaaaagaagaagaaaaggacgaTAATATATCACCATCGAGacgtgaagaagatgaagatatACGATCATTGGAGCCAGAGAGCAGAGTACTGTCTTTCGATAATATGAAGAGGCTCTTAATAGTTTGGGTTAATAAACTGCTGTGTTGGCGGAATAATTTAAGGTTATTCCTCTGATCAAGCACGCATGCGAGAAGAGAAGATCCACCAAATTGACAAATACTTCCACGCGCGGCGAGAAAAATCCGATCGCTTCAGAGTTCAGATGATTAATCTAGCAATAATTGACATTATTTTTTGTGCATACTTTGAAGTGTCTTTTGTACACCCaccaaatttaatattttaattcattaattgTTACAGAGTATATATATATGGTTTGATTTTGATCGCAAAATCTTTGTGTTTATAGAACTTCCGAGAGTTTAACTTGTTTTGAATGAGTTGTGTACACGGACTTAATTAAGTTGTAATAATTGTTacaatatatataatgataattttttttaatgatattgtTGAGTCCAACTGCTTTGGTTATTTAATCTTAATACTAAATTAGTAATAAGTATAATTTTAATATTgatatatatgaatttgatgcatacaatttttattttttttctgtcATTCTAACGCCTTTGATTGTCTCACTCTGGCCGTTCTCATCATATATacatgcataaaaataaaaataaactaaaaggtGTTTCTTAAAATGTTTGCTGTTTTTTGTTTATTATGTATCATGTGAGTTTACTTAAAGTCTTGTCGCTTGCTTGCAGTTCGTGCATGATCACAGGATTAGAATCTGACTTTTCGTTAAGAAAGAATTTTgggttggaaaaaaaaaaaaagactacaaATGAATTCTCAATCTTCAACCCCTCACAAGTTTAGATAGAGGGACAGTACGTATGACacaattaatatcattatttgaGTACTAATCTGAAAAATTCTATGTAAATTTGTAAAGTGCATCTCCATTAatagggcttttctaaaatagccttTTAGCTATAACAAGTACGTAGTGAAATCTAAAAAAGAGTAATGAAAATCACTTCAGGTAGCTAAATGTAAAGAGATCCTTAAAATTTTCCATATTTTTTTAATAGTATTTTAATCAAACATACTTTTTTGCAtgaattatttaataataaatagaaatttaaattgtataatttattaaaataatttacttTAACTAAATTAGTGAGCATGGTTGGAATGTGATTCATAAAAATAACTCTCTAAAATAGTTTTGCCGATTTAGATCAAAACTAGGAAAGTTTTCTTGCACGTGGATATATAATATTTGGGTAAATACTAATTTGTTAACCTGTGTTTCTAGTAACGGACACACTCTATTTCCAAATTCTACATATTTTAGTACTCTTAATTAGTAGGATTAAATTTGTAATATTCCTTATTTTTCctcattttaatgatttattttattttattttcatttgttttagttattttgaaatgatttaaatttatattattgataaacccatttttttttcttgtaaatATTAAACTAAAAATCATTAAAACTGAAACCTAAATCTATGTATCTAACCCGGATGAACAAATACTACATTTTCTGGTAATTACTTCTCTCctcgtcctcttcttcttctttttcttcaacTCCTTGCATGCCAGCGGCAACTAAACAGAGTCTCTACAACAACTCTTTGATCTTCCCAACACCGGTGATCAAACATATTGGAGTCAGAGTCAATGGACCGTTCAAGACCACATTAGTTTATATCTCCCGTAAATCTCTTAACTGATCTGAACTGAtctatgtatttatttattattttgttagaTCTGGTTTTGCAGCTTTGAATATAGCTTTTATCAATTGATCGTGTTTCGTCATATGGCATCTTTTAACAAGTCCACACACTCTTCAAATCTGAGGAGGAGATGCAGTTCGTGCAACATGCCATGGATAAAAAAGAGTGGTTAATTTATCTGTTGGGTGGGAGAAGCAGAAGTTGGGATAAGGGGCCTAGAAAATGAAGGGGTGAAAGGAAAATTGCTCAAGAAAATCAAATCAATCAAATGTTTGTTATCTTAAGCTCCAAGATCGTGTTCTTCAGGTGAGTCTCTCAAATGGGTATGTGGATTCTTCTCCCAATGTCAATGTTCAAGCACAGAGCAAGTTGAGTTTCGAAGGAACAGAGGAGAAGAAAATTAACCAGAGTTGCGTGAGAGTGCAAGATCTCGATGCTATGGATGtgaaagagttgatgaaagaccgtagggatgatgatgatgaagaaattGGTATTTGGGTTTTCGTGTGGTAAACTTGAATCTgtgatggtttttttttttttgttttgcttaAATATGATCtggttattttaatgattttcaAGTTTCTTAAAATTATTTGACAGttttaatcaaaattatttttctgTTTTATTAATTCTGAATAtcgatttaaattatttaaaataagaaaaacaaataaaaattaagcCAATAATTAAAATGATAGCAAACTAGGAATATTAGAATTTAATCCACGAGAGGTAGGTACCGAAGTATGCAGAATTTGCAAATATAGGGTATGAATTGATAATTATCACTaacaaataatataaaatttgCATTTTGATAAAATATATGATACCATTTAccctatattattttaattaaaaaaaataaagcatataCACACAAATGGTCAGAGTTTTAAAGGGCTGACAAGTCCAAAATTTGACGGTCTTCGACGAAAGTTACGAATGAGCATACCGAAAACGAGTGTATAAACTATTATtttacatgcatgcatgcaatgtCCGTGAATCTTTAACTTTAGAACTTTCATATATCACAAAAAAGAGAGAGATTAAAGTTCTATTGTTCTCTTTTCTTAGCATATATATACCAAGCTATAGCTGTGAAAATTTTCGTCGTATATATTGGAAAAGTATACAAACGCTCTGTTGAAGGTAGCTATATTAATTGAGAGagcatatatatatagataaatatataACTGATTATATTTATTAGTTAAGTTATGTCTATTGAAGCTTTAGCAATGGCGGGAGCAGACTACAGAGAGTATAATATGGATCTCGAAATACGGAACAGCAGCCACCGCCTCCAACGACTCCCACCACTACCATATCGGCGGCGGCAAGCTGAGGAGAGGTTAAGCATCCATGTTGATAGCTTACAGAGAAAgagtactgctactactactgattCTGATGATGGAGACTGTATGAAAGCAAAGATTCGTGAATGGGCTAAAGCTGTTGTACTTTCGACCGTGTAGAGATCCAGATCATGATGAACCATGATTTATGTTCCCATGCATAAATTTATTTAGTTGTTAATTGTAGGCATCAAAATTGAACCGTGATCATGAAAAAAGTGTATGTTGTATGTATGATGTACTGCTGTTGTTatgtataaataatatataaaaaagttTCCTATATTTTAATGCGTATACACTATACATATTTCTATATTAAGTCCTACATATGCGTAGGATGGCTAAAAataatttctcaaaaattcaCCTAAGTTTATGAAAAATATAGTAATACCTGCCACGAGTGATGAAGCCAGGATTTAAAGACAAATGGGCAAATTTTGTTATTGTATAATAAATTTCATACATAATAATTCATATTATTATACAACTATAATTTATAATAATTCATCATAAAGATGCTAATATATTATGTATATAACCTTTAAGAACAAGTATTTCAAATAACAAGTATTTCAATAGAAAGAGtgacaataataattcaaaacatcaatttttatttttataagtaAGTTGTGCTCGACAATTCTTTATAGATGCAAACTCATCTATAATGGTTTCAATATTAAATTTTGTAGCAAATTCTTTTTCAATACAAACAATTAAGCAATCATTCAAAAAAACTATCTTCCATCTTGTTTCGAAGCTTTGTCTTGATAATTTTCATGATAGAAGATGCTCGTTCTGTAGTTGCTGTTGATACAGGAAGAGTAAGAACAAGCCTAAGTAATCTGTCAATAAGAGGATACATAATTGCTTTCCTTATTTTCACCAAGCCTTGACACAATTCATGAATACtagataaattctataatttagGATGATTTGGAATGTCAAGCACAAAATGTTGAAGTTCAATTCTTAGACGTACGACTTCTTTCCCCAAGAAATCATTAGGACAGAACTTCTCTGCAAGTTTGCAAATATCATCGATCTTGCACAATTTAAATCCATCTCTAAGATCAAAAGCACTGCTAAGAACAAGCAACTCTACTGAATGTTCATTGAATCTAGAGTTTAATTCTTGCAACTAATAGTTAAATGTAGTAATAAAGATATCAACTCGATAATAATGCACAACATTAATCTTATCTTGTTGATTTCAAGATCTTCCACCCCTTGCAACATATTGAGCATCCAAATCTGGGATATCAATTTGATGTTGCTCACAAAATGATGTAACCTCCATGAGGAAAGAATCCCATCCTGAATCTCGAAAGCTCTTAAGCATGCATACCATTCAAAATATCTTGTGATTGTCGTTGTAAGGCTACATAAAGAATATGAGTAATTTCCAAAATCTCTTTCATAAGATGTAATATGAAAACAAACTCAAAAGATAATAATTGATTGCAAGCAAAATCTGCATCTCCACGTTGAGAATATGAAACCTTTTCTTTTGCAATTTTACTCAAAACCACACAAGTTGCATTAAACATTTTTAGCAAGCTGGAAATAGAACCCAAATGAGAACCCCAACGAGTATCTCCAGCTCGCTTTAAGGTGCCAATTTGATTTAACCCCGTCCCTGATTCGATGTCATAATTTGCAATCTTAGTAGCAAATTCAACAGATTGAGCCTCCTTTAATTCATCATTACGCTTGCAAGATGCAGTAACAATAATGATAATGAAAATTAAGGTAGAGAAAAATTGATGAACTCGACTTACTTCTCGAGAAGCTGCAACTAACGCAAGTTGGTGGCAATGGGCTAAACAATGGATGTAATATGCATATGGACATTCATTACAAATTAAAGCCTGCAAGCCATTCCACACTCCTCTCATGTTACTAGCTCCATCGTACCCTTGCCTGTGTATGTTAGAAATAACTAAATTATGTTGAGAAAGAACAAAAACTATACCTTCTTCCAAAGCTAACGCCGTAGTGTCACGTAGATGGACAACACCAAAAAATTGTTCATGAATGAACCCTTCTTTATCTACAAATATCAAAACAAGAGCCATTTGTTCTCTTTTGGACACATCAAGTGCTTCATCTACTATGATGCAAAATTTTGAGACTCCAATTTCTTGACGAATCTCTTTCTTGACCTTGTTGGAAAGTATATAAAGAATCTCCTTTTGAATATCAAGCGATGTATATGTGGCATTTAAAGGAGCCTTTTCTTGAACAACACTTGAAACATATACATTAAttctaattaaaaaaattattttatgaaagaaCATACAAAtataagaaataaaaaagaatacaATTTTTAGAAAATGATATATGAAAGAATAAAAGTCACCATTACCTTATCATTGTAAGATGCCAATAACTTCAGAAGTTCATGGAAATTTCCTCGATTAATTGATTCTTTACTTTGGTCACGTCCTTGAAAGGCACAAGCTTGAAAGGCAAGCCATTTGACTACATCAATTGTAACTTGAAGTCTTAATCTATTATTCTCAATTTGCTCAGAAGTTTGTTTTTCAATAAAACCTCTAATATGTATTGAAATTTATgaactgagttaggacttttacCCACATGTCGTAAGAGAGCACCATTATTTCCATTGTTGACGTTCTTCCAGTTCTTAAAGCCTCCAAGAAAAAAATTGTTTGCTTCCATCCATCTAGTTGGCTTACTAAATAAATAGCAAGGCAAACAAAATACTGCATCAACTGATGGAGAGTATTCTAGCCAAAGAGGAAACAATTCAAACCAAGAACTACAAAAACGTCGAAGATGCTCCTTTGATCCGAATGGCGGATAGCTTTCAAGTTTGATTTGATATGGTCCAACTTTAATATAAGCTCGACGAATTTCATCTTGTTGATTAATTGGGTATTCCCAAATTGGAGGACGTTTTTCAGGATCACGCTCCAAATAGGCAATATCAAATATTTCACTTTCATTTCTTTGAACCTTCTTAGGATGTGTGGGAGCTAAATTTTCAGGATTTGGAATAGATGTTTGACCATTTTCTCCAAATTGTTGATCTTCaatgatttttcttttaaaaaaatgcaTCAATTGTTAGCTTTCCCATGACCATGAAGAGTATTTGAACCTAAAATTGTATTGTGAAACTATATATGagagaaaaataaatcaaaatttataaCTGTTGACGACAGAAACTTGTCAACGAaaaatggatggaaaactcaaagacttaATTAGAGACTTATGAACTCAAAAGAACTTGTAAAAATTTCAAGAGAAGTTGCAAGTGAACAATAGAAGAGAACTTCtatattgctcttagaatagtctcATGTTACATCATTTTTCCAACCACTTAGTTTTAGGAGTAGAGTTCTATTTATAGCTCGGCTataatggcctctgatacaaggtggtcccaagggacaagaaggtacttggTTACACTGTCATGGTAGTGGCATAGGTCGTGGTGGAGTAGAGGATTGTGGTGTCGATGCTTATTTATGGTCAGAGACATgtaagtcatgccaccactcctcgtacttccaCTACTTCCCAGGGACGGATGTCAGGGGTTGGCTGaaaaggaccacatcaggtacctcacttgtacgaccactacttgtgtGGCGTGGATATGAGGATCAGATGCCTGGGTTCCTCTAAGTCGTACACCAGTACTTACTTCATACCCTTACGATCTCTTTGAGCCGCGTGTAGGCTCTTACACTCACAGGGTGCCTATTCTTTTAACCTTTGAAGGTTCCTTCTCTGCTAATATAATTACTCCATTGGTGCGAGTCACCGTGTGGTTGATTGGTGTGCGCAGAGGGTGTAGCTATGTGGTGCACGAGGCGTGCCTGACAAGGACCTCGTAGGGTGCACCTGCTGGGTGCGCGAGACGCTGGTGCGAGGCACGAGGCACAGACACGCAGCACGGGCTTGGGTGCGTGAAACATTGGCGCGAGGTGCTGGCGTAAGGCACAGACGCGCGACATGGTCTTGGGTGCGAGAGACGTTGGCGCAAGGCGCAGAAACGCAGCACGAGCCTGGGCGTGCGAGACGCTGGCGCGAGGCGCAGACACGCAGCACGGGGTTGGGCGCGCGAGACGTTGGCGCGAGGTGCAAATGCGCGACACGGTCCTGGGTGCGCGAGACGCTGGCATGAGGCACAGATGCGCAGCACGGGCCTGGGCGTGAGAGACACTGGTGTGAGGTGCTGGTGTGAGGCGCACAGAAGTGGCACGGTCTTGGGTGCGCGAGACACTGGCGCGAGGCGCAGATGTGTAGCATGGACTTGGGTGAGGCGAGGTGAGGCCATCACAGTTCTGGGGCACCCGAGCGAGGTGAGgtgtgcctcgctatgcgaggccctatTAACTTCGGTTGGGGGTCTTCGACGTGGGCAAGGTATGCCTCGTTATGCAAGGCCATAGCGTATCGGCTGATGGACTGGGCGGCCAAGGCatgcctcgctatgcaaggccctTGTGCCCGACATGGACAAGTCATTCCTCCTTTATGTGGAGTCTTGATGACTTGGGAAGCCATTCTTAGGTCGTTGCGTAGGAGACCTTCACATATTGAGGCCTGCAGGAGTTCTTGTAAACTCttctattatcattattattatttttattattttgtttgtcatcttgattacttgtaaggatatgtagGCCCTTTGGGCTCTCGCTAccattttatatatgtttatgcacacattttattttttgcgagaagcgcccttctcgtcattatgcatagtactatttttgcaagcgtcttctttgagaccctttttgcaagcgttttctttgagacccttttcataagtgtcttctttgagatccttttcataagcatcttctttgagacacTTTTCATAAGCATcttttttgagaccctttttctggtttttgaggtgatctACCCTTATAAGGAGATATTCCTTGTGATACCTTGCAAGCACCTATCTTCAAGgcctttttcccttggtaaggcaactcagtcgatctagacttagggatctctttgggttcccctttcttcttctacGACATGGTCCCTTTGTGGGATTGGTTTGTTCGTGAAGAGGTCaattttgagggaccttttgactttgtTTGATTTTGTAAGgatagctagtccttatagactCAAATGTTGTCTCATAAGGTTCACTGTTCTTacatatatgtattataagtacttttatatatatgttacaAGGCCAGATGCCTGTTTCGCACTTGGTCAGGCACCTATTGAGGCTCGTGGgactaggcacctattttgcacatggttAGGTGTCTGTTGAGGCTGACGAGGTTAGGCACCTATttcgcacatggctaggtgcctgttgaggctagGTCTAATACCTCCTAAGTGGTTTGTGGGATCTTTCTTGTCAAGCGTTTTCGTTCTCTTTGATATGCTTTGACATTTCCAGATCTCTGGAATCAGCTGGGCGACTTCTTTGGATCTTACTAGCTCCTTCTTTGAGGCATTTTTGTATACCTCTTCCAATTTTTAACTTGATCAGCGACTCCTCTATCACGACGCTTTCTTCTACATAGAATCTTCAGATGTATTGGTAGAAGGttgattggaggaaggtttgcttccCTCAACTTGCAGGTTCTTACgaccctcttccacacgtatatacttctgtgctctttcgaagaagtcatctaagtttgtaacctctctcttaagcatgttaccccataacttgcttcttggaagaactccggctgtaatagccatcttgagctccgctttagttgaacttcctaactttgttgcttctatattaaacctatggatatagctcttcagactttcattcttgccttattttatgttagcgaggctggtaattggcataatgTAATCACaaactgcatggtgttgctgagaaattcgccagagaattgctgccatgacttgattgttcatggccttagcctcttgaaccacttgtacgcaactcctttaagtgtaacgacaaagcaatggcactttgctctgctgttgacccccttaacctcatcaagttattgaaggagtctaagtgatactttgggtccgtagtaccctcgtacggagtcatgcgaggctctttgaagctggtggggagtTTCTCAatctggatctcccttgtgaaggatGAATCATGctcaaattcttcgtcatctctgtgcccccAGGTGCAGTGATAATATTGCCTTGTGGATTTTTCATTTCGATGTCTatttccctcctctttttgcttaaGGAGTCTTATGGGCTCTTagactgaacccttgctttggttgtgtccctcgggggagctGTGGGGGATGTGATTTTTACCTCGGACCCTCTCGAGTTAAATTTTTCCCTCAAGTCAGGTGAAGCTCTTGTGGGGGTAGTCTTGGGTTCACACTTCCCGTAGGTGGGGTTCGCTCTAGTCTTCGCCATTGGTGTACAATTTTCCTTGCGTTCTGGGCGATGGGTACAACAAGCGGAGAGCTGTGTTTTGTCACCGTCCacgggtatggtggtttctcctcgtgCATGCTTTTTTCTCCTATGATGTAGGAAGGAGGGCATGCTTGACCTTCCCTgtagcaggccattcaacactccctgcatgttctctattgtgGCTTCCAGCCTTTTATTTTTTATGCGCA
The genomic region above belongs to Humulus lupulus chromosome 1, drHumLupu1.1, whole genome shotgun sequence and contains:
- the LOC133832387 gene encoding uncharacterized protein LOC133832387 gives rise to the protein MHFFKRKIIEDQQFGENGQTSIPNPENLAPTHPKKVQRNESEIFDIAYLERDPEKRPPIWEYPINQQDEIRRAYIKVGPYQIKLESYPPFGSKEHLRRFCSSWFELFPLWLEYSPSVDAVFCLPCYLFSKPTRWMEANNFFLGGFKNWKNVNNGNNGALLRHVVKWLAFQACAFQGRDQSKESINRGNFHELLKLLASYNDKAPLNATYTSLDIQKEILYILSNKVKKEIRQEIGVSKFCIIVDEALDVSKREQMALVLIFVDKEGFIHEQFFGVVHLRDTTALALEEGIVFVLSQHNLVISNIHRQGYDGASNMRGVWNGLQALICNECPYAYYIHCLAHCHQLALVAASREVSRVHQFFSTLIFIIIIVTASCKRNDELKEAQSVEFATKIANYDIESGTGLNQIGTLKRAGDTRWGSHLGSISSLLKMFNATCVVLSKIAKEKVSYSQRGDADFACNQLLSFEFVFILHLMKEILEITHILYVALQRQSQDILNVELLVLSSAFDLRDGFKLCKIDDICKLAEKFCPNDFLGKEVNLSSIHELCQGLVKIRKAIMYPLIDRLLRLVLTLPVSTATTERASSIMKIIKTKLRNKMEDSFFE
- the LOC133831530 gene encoding uncharacterized protein LOC133831530 produces the protein MQKLYDHQYNDSDIMAMAAVSLEAMAMADLNHHHFDMDFEEWERRELDQSPPAHLLADDDEEEEEEKEEEKDDNISPSRREEDEDIRSLEPESRVLSFDNMKRLLIVWVNKLLCWRNNLRLFL